A segment of the Carya illinoinensis cultivar Pawnee chromosome 1, C.illinoinensisPawnee_v1, whole genome shotgun sequence genome:
ttaaaattggtaattattatataaacctAACTTGTCATTAGTGTTGAGCAATACCAACGATGCGAAGTGAACTTCCAACTTTAAGACTAGTACTACTTTTAGTGATTGATAATTACGTCAACTTGCAATAGGCGACTTGATTAAATATAGTGGGGCAAATGACTGGGAGAGGAGATCCATACATCAGAGATCAATCGAGGACCCCAGCATAGATCGATCCAGAGAGGGCCCCGGATAGATAATGCAGTACAGTGCTTCTGGGCCATGCCCGCACCGCCCATCATGAAATCAATCTTGGATCTTCTTCATTTAGCTTggactatatatttataaacgTCGAACTTATATCTATTGACGAGATTATTAATATCTACATATCAGATCAGAGCTTGGCAGTCCAGACATGGACACCAATGAGTGCCCATATGCCACTTGTCTATTTCCTTTTTATCAGAGATAAACAATTTAAAGTTGTCGTCTTTGTAACTTATGAATGAAGAAAGGAAGAGACAATGCTAGCTAGCTaaaggagagggaaaaaaaaaaaaaaaaaaaaaacttaaaggACAGAGACAGTGATTGacaacttcatatatatatatatatatatatatatatatatatatatatatatttatttatttatatatatagtctccTCCACCAGACGATCCTTTTCAAAGCGAGTCGATATGGGTTTCCATCCATTTTATACCTACCCCCACTTGGAAGAACTGGACCAACCTCTCATGATCGATCACCTTTTCATCTCCCAGTTAAAAAGGTTCAAAATGCTGCtttaagaaatattttgcattttacccattttttctttataatggCCAGGAGTTTACTTCTGGGATAGAGCTTCATTcagttttccttttattttttttgttttatttcaaaaaaataaaaataaaaataaacgagATTTTATGGTTGGTCTGTATCATTATATGAATcaatattccattttttttgttATCTGTATACAGtactataagaaaattaagcagttattaaatttatttcttgtgaaaatgattattttctattaaaatgaatctattttaatagaaaatagttACTTTTACAAGAAATAAGTAACAATAACTATCAAATTTTCTTAGAGTGATAAGTCAAAAACCTACAAATGCATACAAGATCTCATTGACATCGATCAAGCactcgaatatatatatatatatatatatatatatatatatatgaagcacTATTCTAGCTATATTCTAAATTAACCAAACCTCTTATTGATCATGATAGGCATCGATTTTTTGTCATAAACATATAAATTAGAGAgctcctttttaattcttttttactgGGCAAATTTATAAGTGTATAATCAAGTACATATTACTACTGcaccagtttttatttttattttttattgtttattttattttttgttgtttcgtACGCTAGCTAGAGTACTACCTAGTGGCACATATTTAATAATGTAATAGGTGGGAAATCTCCAATATTGCACCATAACATATTGCCAATATTTCGATCGGTTGctcactaaaaatattataatcttataaattaaacaaaaGCAAGCTTgagatttcaaaatatattaatcttGGTCGtgtctatatataaaagtaatttttatttaagggcaattaattaaaatgaggGTGTCGACGAACGCATCTGTCTTACGATCGAGCGTATTGGATTGCGTTTATGGAGGGCCTCATTAATTTCCTcaatttaagtatgaataaagtcattaatcactttttattagtatatattaaagtTCCCATCTCCCTAATTAATAATGGCACTTAATCCAAAAGACCGTCAAGTTTAGGAAAAGAGAAATTCAAAAACTAATTAGCTATAGTAAAGAAAAGGTGTGGGTGAAAGCAACCTGCTTGACAAGAGAGGCTGGCTTGGAAAGCAACATATTCTCTACCCTGACCATGACTTGTATTAAATTAATGTTTTCTATCATCATTATTTAACTTTTCTGggtcattaattattaaatcaagATGACGGAGAGTTATATATGGAGTGGGTATTttcaagtaattaattaattaagactaTATAGTAAATTGCTCATGTAcgtagtagtagtactactggttattattatttgtaccTACTTTTAATCAAGATGATATCGATCATGAACAGGATtcttctaattatatatatagtgttataaTTAACGAACAAGTTTCGTACTACTTTGTACGAGATTTCAATGATCTTTAGTACTTGGGAGTTGGGAGCTAGCCAGGGTAAAATCATTCATGTATTTGTTCCATGTCCACCGGTCCTCCTCCTTCTAAAtcagtattattttcaatacaTGGGTCATCATCAATTTACTCTTATATATTACTCCTGCAGGTAGAATGTCAGTCAATAATTGGCTCATGTCGGTTCTTTGATACATGCAAAATGCTACGGTAAAGGCCGATTGAATCACGAGTACGTACGTAAACAATActcatttataaattataataatacatGACGAGAATCATTGCTTGCTTCTTGGTTCTGGGgcacgcatatatatatataatatttgacatgtaattatttttgtatatttttatatgtattttattgatataattgattgtgtattaaaataattgatataaTCAATTACATTCGtagaatatgtaaaaaatatacaaaagaaaTTATATGTAGCAATCAATCAAATTAGTAAAGTACCTAAATAATATACAAAAGTTATTATATCTACTATTACTCTAAATATATATGCACtgcaattaatatattaattacttgTTGGGTACGTTAGGTATGTGTGCTTTTGAAGGACAGTTTTATCCCTTTGGAGGTGATCAAtcatgatttaattatttattgtatatatataccttaTAATTAACGTCTctgctagatttttttttacagtcgATTACACACCGATTGTATCTGTTGActataaaaagtatttctcttttttttttttggctacttTCGTGCGTGATTgcttgtattaaaataaataaataaattctgaaAAGCACTTGTGAAATAATCACGCgaacttaaattaaaatttggcAGAATTTTCGTATATTATTATGTTTCCGGGACTGCGTCCGCACCATAAACATATATGAGGCTCAGATTGTAAATTCCGATGGACATGGAACCTCATGTACACGACTTtcgttttttgtattttttgttttttgggagaAAAAGCTACTACACGACAGCAAGAAAATAGAATATTTGCTTTAATAAACTAAACACTGATTAACTAAAAGTTTTTACGTACGTACacgatatataaatttatataatgacCCTAGTTTTCAGAGAAACCTGACATTTTCCAAAAATCCCTGCCTACCCCACCACCATTAATTACTTTAGCAGCTTTTAAATCGATATACACAGACacacacgagagagagagagagatcgatcAGGAGAGGACTAGCTCTTCGTTCTCGTTTTAAGATTATTATCATTATGGTTCAGATTATATAACCAATGATGGGGTTTGTTCTGGCGTAACGGTATTGCATTGCCATGCCGCAGTGAATTGTTGCAGTCGCCGGTACGCCAAAATTTGACCTATCTCTGAGAGTTTGTGTCGGAGCATGTCATATTCGGATTGGAGCTGATTGTTCTCTGTTTGCACGCGGTGACAGTGGTACAAAACGCAGCGCAACCGGTTCGAAAGGTCTCGGTTTTCGATCCTAAACTTGTTCACCTGATTCCTTAGGTTTTCTAAGTGCTTCTGTTTACGCATGCGTGACCTCCTGGCCGATTCCCGGTTCGATACCATCCTCCTCTGTCTCCGCTCGTCCAACGGGGACCCGGGTTCCTCTCTCTTCCGTTTCGGCTCGTCAGAACCGGAATTTGAATTGACATGACTCGGGTTTTGGTCTCGGTCCGGTTCGTAAGAAACGGAACAAGAAATAACCGGTTTGGGGGACTGAAACGCATCCGGCTCCCCTTTGGGAGTTTGGATTAAAGCATCGGGGccggaatttgaaaaaataggtTTAGGGGATTGGACGGGTGGAAAGTATTCCGGGCAGTCCAAGGGCATAAAACCGGAATCAAAAGCCGGAAAAGGGTTTCCAAACATAGCATCGGACGGAAAGCCGGGCCTATAAGCGGACAACATGGCAGAAAATAAGGGCAAAACTTTCCAAAATAGAGAGAggagggaggagggagggagaaagGGAAGAAATGCAGCGTAGGGGACGGATATTTATGGGCTAAAGGAAGGAGTAATTAGAAGGGTAGAAGTGGGGGTAATCTCGTCAGATAAAAAGAGGAGACTGTAGATGTATGTGTATGCGTAGAGGCAAGAGGGAAATGGAATAACTTTTGAGTCAGGTGGCACTATGGTGGGGTTTAAGTGTTAAACATACTTTTATTAAAGGTGACATTTGGGTGGGTAACATAAGCCAAATGGGTCCCCTGCAGGAAAAAGACTGGTTCTTATGCTTAGTCACAAAGAAATAAACTAGTT
Coding sequences within it:
- the LOC122304211 gene encoding basic leucine zipper 4-like, whose product is MLSAYRPGFPSDAMFGNPFPAFDSGFMPLDCPEYFPPVQSPKPIFSNSGPDALIQTPKGEPDAFQSPKPVISCSVSYEPDRDQNPSHVNSNSGSDEPKRKREEPGSPLDERRQRRMVSNRESARRSRMRKQKHLENLRNQVNKFRIENRDLSNRLRCVLYHCHRVQTENNQLQSEYDMLRHKLSEIGQILAYRRLQQFTAAWQCNTVTPEQTPSLVI